In one window of Gossypium hirsutum isolate 1008001.06 chromosome A01, Gossypium_hirsutum_v2.1, whole genome shotgun sequence DNA:
- the LOC107917931 gene encoding phosphoglycerate mutase-like protein 1 isoform X1 encodes MTVSIFYNIPSPSSSSLSSFSCSSSCFLSIASSSIPFSNPKKPIQLSLSHTSASLSDMDVISSPGLYPLHRCKTLHLVRHAQGVHNVEGEKDHAAYLSESLFDAHLTPLGWQQVDHLRKHVHETGLSKKIELVIVSPLLRTMQTAVGVFGSEGYKDGIDVPPLMVENAGESNRPAISSLNCPPFVAVELCREHLGVHPCDRRKSIGEYRPVFPAIDFSLIASDEDNLWEANSREKNEEVAVRGMKFLNWLWTRKEREIAIVTHSGFLYHTLSVFGNDCHPSVKSEICTHFANCELRSVVIVDRSMMGSDPATTNYPGKIPSGLDLPSDVADEKLLNDGEGK; translated from the exons atgacggtttcaatattttataacatTCCATCACCCTCCTCATCttccctttcttctttttcttgttcaTCTTCTTGCTTCTTAAGCATTGCCTCCTCCTCTATTCccttttcaaaccctaaaaaaccAATACAACTTTCTCTTTCTCATACCTCTGCTTCTCTCTCGG ATATGGATGTAATAAGCAGTCCTGGATTATACCCTTTGCACCGTTGTAAAACTCTGCATCTG GTGAGGCATGCTCAAGGGGTTCACAATGTAGAAGGGGAAAAGGATCACGCCGCTTATTTATCTGAAAGCCTTTTCGATGCCCATCTCACACCTCTTGGTTGGCAACAG GTTGATCATCTGCGCAAGCATGTTCATGAAACTGGGCTTTCTAAGAAAATCGAGTTGGTTATTGTGTCCCCTTTGCTCAG GACTATGCAAACTGCAGTGGGAGTCTTTGGTAGTGAAGGGTATAAAGATGGGATAGATGTACCTCCATTGATGGTGGAAAATGCAGGTGAAAGTAACCGACCTGCAATTTCAAGTTTGAATTGCCCGCCATTTGTAGCTGTTGAACTTTGTCGAGAACATTTG GGAGTCCATCCATGTGATAGAAGAAAAAGCATCGGCGAGTATCGGCCTGTCTTTCCTGCAATTGATTTTTCTCTG ATAGCAAGCGATGAGGATAATTTGTGGGAAGCTAACAGTAGAGAAAAGAATGAAGAAGTAGCAGTCAGAGGAATGAAATTTTTGAACTG GTTGTGGACAAGAAAAGAGAGGGAAATTGCCATTGTTACTCACAGTGGCTTCTTGTACCATACCTTGAGTGTTTTTGGTAACGATTGTCACCCATCTGTGAAGAGTGAAATATGCACACA CTTTGCAAATTGCGAGCTTCGATCCGTAGTTATTGTTGATAGAAG TATGATGGGATCAGATCCTGCAACAACAAACTATCCCGGAAAAATCCCTAGTGGGCTTGATCTTCCCAGTGATGTTGCTGATGAGAAGCTCTTGAATGATGGAGAAGGCAAGTAG
- the LOC107917931 gene encoding phosphoglycerate mutase-like protein 1 isoform X2 has protein sequence MDVISSPGLYPLHRCKTLHLVRHAQGVHNVEGEKDHAAYLSESLFDAHLTPLGWQQVDHLRKHVHETGLSKKIELVIVSPLLRTMQTAVGVFGSEGYKDGIDVPPLMVENAGESNRPAISSLNCPPFVAVELCREHLGVHPCDRRKSIGEYRPVFPAIDFSLIASDEDNLWEANSREKNEEVAVRGMKFLNWLWTRKEREIAIVTHSGFLYHTLSVFGNDCHPSVKSEICTHFANCELRSVVIVDRSMMGSDPATTNYPGKIPSGLDLPSDVADEKLLNDGEGK, from the exons ATGGATGTAATAAGCAGTCCTGGATTATACCCTTTGCACCGTTGTAAAACTCTGCATCTG GTGAGGCATGCTCAAGGGGTTCACAATGTAGAAGGGGAAAAGGATCACGCCGCTTATTTATCTGAAAGCCTTTTCGATGCCCATCTCACACCTCTTGGTTGGCAACAG GTTGATCATCTGCGCAAGCATGTTCATGAAACTGGGCTTTCTAAGAAAATCGAGTTGGTTATTGTGTCCCCTTTGCTCAG GACTATGCAAACTGCAGTGGGAGTCTTTGGTAGTGAAGGGTATAAAGATGGGATAGATGTACCTCCATTGATGGTGGAAAATGCAGGTGAAAGTAACCGACCTGCAATTTCAAGTTTGAATTGCCCGCCATTTGTAGCTGTTGAACTTTGTCGAGAACATTTG GGAGTCCATCCATGTGATAGAAGAAAAAGCATCGGCGAGTATCGGCCTGTCTTTCCTGCAATTGATTTTTCTCTG ATAGCAAGCGATGAGGATAATTTGTGGGAAGCTAACAGTAGAGAAAAGAATGAAGAAGTAGCAGTCAGAGGAATGAAATTTTTGAACTG GTTGTGGACAAGAAAAGAGAGGGAAATTGCCATTGTTACTCACAGTGGCTTCTTGTACCATACCTTGAGTGTTTTTGGTAACGATTGTCACCCATCTGTGAAGAGTGAAATATGCACACA CTTTGCAAATTGCGAGCTTCGATCCGTAGTTATTGTTGATAGAAG TATGATGGGATCAGATCCTGCAACAACAAACTATCCCGGAAAAATCCCTAGTGGGCTTGATCTTCCCAGTGATGTTGCTGATGAGAAGCTCTTGAATGATGGAGAAGGCAAGTAG